A region of the Penicillium psychrofluorescens genome assembly, chromosome: 6 genome:
GCAAGATCCTCAATGAGCTTGTCCGCTCGAACCCTAGATTGATGAGCGGCACATTCTCCTTGCTGGTCAAGAACCCCAAGGTCCTGGAATTCGATAACAAACGCAACTACTTCACTCGCCGAGTCCACTCCCGTGGCAGTGAACCTCGCCACCCGCACCCTCCTCTGCAGCTTTCCGTCCGCAGAGACCAGGTGTTCCTTGACTCATTCAAGTCTCTGTACTTCAAGAATGCGGACGAGGTGAAATACGGCAAGCTGAACATCCGTTTCcacggagaagaaggtgtCGATGCTGGCGGTGTGACTCGAGAATGGTTCCAAGTTCTTGCTCGCGGCATGTTCAACCCCAACTACGCGCTGTTTATCCCCGTTGCTGCCGACCGAACAACCTTCCACCCCAACCGCCTCAGTGGCATCAACGAACAGCACCTGATGTTCTTCAAATTCATTGGGCGCATCATCGGCAAGGCAATGTATGAGGGCCGTGTCTTGGACTGTCACTTCAGCCGTGCAGTCTACAAGTCTATCCTTGGACGGTCCGTTTCTATCAAGGATATGGAAACTCTTGACCTTGACTACTACAAGTCTCTCCTGTGGATGCTTGAGAACGACATCACCGATATCATCACGGAGAACTTCGCCATTGAGACCGATGCCTTTGGCGAGAAGCAGGTAATCGATCTGATTCCAGATGGCCGCAACATTCCCGTCACgcaggagaacaaggaggaGTATGTCCAGCGCGTGGTTGAGTACCGGCTGGTGGAGTCTGTCCGAGAGCAATTGGACAACTTCCTGAAAGGCTTCCATGATATCATTCCCCCGGAtctgatctcgatcttcaacGAGCAAGAGCTGGAACTCCTGATTTCTGGTCTGCCCGAGATTGATGTTGACGAGTGGAAGAACAACACTGAACTCCACAACTACTCTGCCTCCTCCCCCCAGATCCAGTGGTTCTGGCGTGCCGTCCGTTCCTTCGACAAGGAGGAACGTGCCAAACTCTTGCAGTTCGTCACCGGTACCTCCAAGGTTCCGCTCAACGGCTTCaaggagctcgagggcaTGAACGGAGTGAGCAAGTTCAACATCCACCGTGACTATGGCAACAAGGATCGCCTTCCTAGCTCGCACACGTGCTTTAACCGTGAGTTTCTCTCTCCGTCCAGTTTTATCAATTGATATAGGAAGCTAATATTTGTTTACAGAGCTTGACCTCCCTGAATACGAAAGTTACGAGGATCTTCGCCAACGGCTGTACACAGCCGTGACTGCTGGCAGCGAGTACTTCGGGTTTGCATAGATGAGTTTCCTTCCGCTGAAGCATTCGGTGGCGTTCTTATCTTTTCATGTGTGGTCCCTGGATTCTTATgatggatgattgattgCTGGTGATGTGTTCCAGcaaggagaggaggaaaagggtTCATGAAAaaggtgaagaagatatGAGAATGTGGCTCATGACTGGTGATTTGGTTGAAGTGCAGGTCAACTGGAGAATCAGGATTGTGTCACTTGATACTTTTTTATCACTGCGATTCCCACGGTGTTTTGTGTATTTAGATTGCTGCATGTTTTAATTCCCATTCCGTTTTGTTCAATTTCTTATCTCGTACCTTGCGTAGTGTATAGAAGTGAGTATATAGCGGTCTAGGGCAGGCGGTTACGAGGAAGCAGAAAAGTTCGAGATATACGCTCACCAGGTGGCCAGGTGAACATTAATCTAGTTTTAGTAAACGGTGATATTATACTTGGGACTATTCCCGGACGGAATGTAGTCCAGATATCGTTTGCAGAGGCTTATCTAATCTGCCAAGGGCGGTGAGCACCGTCACGGGATCATcggccaaaaaaaaagtcactGCGGGGCGAATAATCGATTTTGCTTGACtggagaagaaaaagaagaaggaacaaGCGCGTTTCTTTGCTCCAGTTCACCTCGCTGGGATACCTTCCCAAATCCCTACCACCCTCTCTACTTCTCCCGCTTCACATACGCCAGAGAGACCTCTCCCGCATCATGTCGTCCAACTCGATCAAGCTCTTGACTGGCAACAGTCACCCCGAGCTAGCTCATCTCGTGTCTGACCGGTATGTGCGCTCTACAGGGGAGGCTGAATAAAAAGACAATGCCTGCGCCGTAGGTGTCGGGATGTCAGCCTGCTAACGACGATTGATGAACCAGACTCGGCATCGAGTTGACCAAGATCATGGTCCTGCAATATTCTAACCAAGAGACGAGTGTGACTATTGGCGAGAGTGTGCGAGACGAAGATGGTATGGTGATCTAGCCGTAGGAAGAAGAACTGTCGCTAATTATCTTTTTTTCACAGTCTTCATTCTGCAATCCACACGGCCCAACGATATCAACGACGGTCTCATGGAGCTGCTTATCATGATCAACGCCTGCAAGACGGCCTCGGCCCGCCGTATCACCGCTGTCATCCCCAACTTCCCCTACGCGCGCCAGGACAAGAAGGATAAGAGCCGAGCGCCAATCACGGCGAAGCTTATGGCCAACATGCTCCAAACCGCCGGGTGCAACCATGTCATTACCATGGACCTCCACGCCAGCCAGATCCAGGGCTTCTTCAATGTCCCAGTCGACAACCTATACGCCGAACCCAGCATGTTGAAGTGGATTCGGGAAAACCTGGACGTGAGCAACTGCGTCATCGTCAGTCCGGATGCCGGCGGTGCGAAGCGGTAAGTTTGTTTCGGTTTCTTCCCGAATTAATTATTCTGTCACTAACATAAGTCTCCAGGGCCACCGGGATTGCCGACCGCCTCGATCTGCAATTCGCCCTGATCCACAAGGAGCGCGCGCGTCCGAATGAGGTCTCGCGCATGGTCCTGGTTGGCAACGTGAAGGACAAGgttgccatcatcgtcgacgaTATGGCCGACACCTGCGGCACGctggtcaaggccgccgaCACGGTAATGCAGCATGGTGCCAAGGAAGTCAACGCCATCGTCGTCCACGGCATTCTGTCCggcaaggccatcgagaaTCTGAACGGCAGCCGCCTCAACCGCCTGGTCGTCACCAACACCGTTCCGcacgaggagaagaaggaagctTGCGACAAGATCGAGACTATTGATATCAGCCCCACGCTGGCGGAGGCTTGCCGGCGGACGCATAATGGCGAGTCGGTCAGTTTCTTGTTCTCGCATGCTGTTGCGTAAAATGAGCAACTCCAGTATGCCTGCCTTTTTGCCTTGGATAAAATACGATTCTTATGACCTTTTTCACTTTTTCGGTGTGAAAGGGCGCCCCCGTTATTGGGGTGTCTTTGATACTGTCTTGCATGTTTCCCAAACATTTCCTGTCTCCATTACCTACCCTGCCGCAGTTGCAATGGGTTATATGCACTGCCCATGTCTCTATATGTAGATCATAAACAGATGCCTTCGATGGCCTAttgcttttttcttctctttttttgcATTGCTTTTTGTACTTTTACTTGTATGGACCTTGTGCTCACAGGGGGTGTTCTGGGTCGGATTTGCTTGGCATCATGATGAATACATATCTTGTTATGCAGAACGGAAGAAGCGCTCCACACTGGATAGCCGAGATGCATCGTAGAGCCAGATCTACTGTGTATAATCCAGCGTTGAAGGCAGGCGCCTTCAGCCTCTATAGTATCATACCAACTCGAATGACACCACCACGCCGTCTACGAA
Encoded here:
- a CDS encoding uncharacterized protein (ID:PFLUO_009396-T1.cds;~source:funannotate), which encodes MSSNSIKLLTGNSHPELAHLVSDRLGIELTKIMVLQYSNQETSVTIGESVRDEDVFILQSTRPNDINDGLMELLIMINACKTASARRITAVIPNFPYARQDKKDKSRAPITAKLMANMLQTAGCNHVITMDLHASQIQGFFNVPVDNLYAEPSMLKWIRENLDVSNCVIVSPDAGGAKRATGIADRLDLQFALIHKERARPNEVSRMVLVGNVKDKVAIIVDDMADTCGTLVKAADTVMQHGAKEVNAIVVHGILSGKAIENLNGSRLNRLVVTNTVPHEEKKEACDKIETIDISPTLAEACRRTHNGESVSFLFSHAVA